One part of the Williamwhitmania taraxaci genome encodes these proteins:
- the lpxK gene encoding tetraacyldisaccharide 4'-kinase translates to MLNRSNLLVKLLLLVPTGIYSIIVALRNWLYNLGFLSSVKFDLPVICVGNIAVGGTGKTPHVEHILRVFNQESILASVISRGYKRKTKGYIAITPEHTALDVGDEPRQISRKFPTVPFVVCGDRITGIQNLRSDFPLSQVVVMDDGFQHRAVTPGMSIILTDYNHPIYDDYLLPLGNLRESRSQLKRADIVIVTKCPRSIKPIDLRIATKRLGLFPYQKIYFTTFEYGELHKVWGNKLLDNKPKTLSPILLVAGIAQPQPFIQHVKEQYNNLSIKLFSDHYVFEGPDILVMVEFLKNNPEGYVITTEKDSMRLAALDSIPEPLQSRFLYIPIEVRFLNSGNNQFNKQIVEYVKANKRNGIIH, encoded by the coding sequence ATGCTAAATAGGTCGAATTTGCTCGTTAAGCTGTTGTTGCTGGTTCCTACCGGAATCTATAGCATCATCGTTGCCTTGCGAAATTGGCTCTATAATCTAGGTTTTCTTTCGTCGGTAAAATTTGATTTGCCGGTTATTTGTGTAGGGAATATTGCCGTGGGGGGAACGGGAAAAACTCCGCACGTGGAGCATATTCTTCGAGTATTCAATCAAGAGTCGATCTTGGCATCGGTGATTAGCCGAGGTTACAAGCGGAAAACTAAGGGATACATAGCCATAACACCCGAGCACACAGCACTAGATGTGGGGGATGAGCCAAGGCAGATTAGTCGAAAGTTTCCAACGGTTCCATTTGTTGTTTGTGGCGATAGGATTACTGGAATCCAAAACTTGCGTTCCGATTTCCCTCTTAGCCAAGTGGTCGTAATGGACGATGGGTTTCAGCATCGTGCGGTCACGCCAGGGATGTCCATTATTCTAACCGATTATAATCATCCTATCTACGACGATTACCTCCTTCCATTGGGCAACTTGCGGGAGAGCCGGAGTCAGTTGAAGCGCGCCGATATTGTGATTGTAACTAAGTGTCCGCGCTCCATAAAACCGATCGATCTTCGGATTGCAACTAAACGACTTGGTCTTTTTCCTTATCAAAAAATTTATTTTACCACCTTCGAATATGGTGAGTTGCATAAAGTTTGGGGGAATAAATTGTTGGATAACAAGCCAAAGACATTGTCGCCTATACTTCTTGTGGCTGGAATTGCGCAGCCGCAACCCTTTATTCAGCATGTAAAAGAACAGTATAATAACCTCTCGATAAAACTATTTTCGGATCACTACGTATTTGAAGGTCCTGATATTTTGGTGATGGTTGAATTTCTTAAAAACAACCCCGAAGGTTATGTAATTACAACGGAGAAGGATTCTATGCGCTTGGCTGCGCTCGATTCTATTCCCGAACCGCTTCAGTCGAGATTTTTGTATATCCCAATTGAAGTGCGTTTTTTAAACAGTGGAAACAATCAATTCAATAAACAAATAGTTGAGTATGTTAAAGCAAATAAAAGAAACGGCATCATTCATTAA
- a CDS encoding purine-nucleoside phosphorylase, with product MLKQIKETASFIKGRVTIEPEVGIILGTGLGGLVKDITEQQVLEYKDIPNFPVSTVEGHSGRLIFGMLGGKKVVAMQGRFHFYEGYDMSQVTFPVRVMKLLGIKRLFVSNASGGMNPEFEIGELMIINDHINLIPNALLGPNLAEFGPRFPDMSVPYDKDMIALAKKVGIKLGYKLSEGCYVSTTGPTFETPKEYQYFRIIGGDAVGMSTTPEVIVARHMGIPVFAMSIITDLGVPGKIVEVSHEEVQRVGAASEQKMTAIMQEMLRNL from the coding sequence ATGTTAAAGCAAATAAAAGAAACGGCATCATTCATTAAAGGCCGTGTTACCATTGAGCCTGAAGTAGGCATCATTCTTGGAACTGGCTTGGGCGGATTGGTAAAGGATATTACCGAGCAACAAGTGTTGGAGTATAAGGATATACCGAACTTTCCTGTTTCGACTGTGGAAGGACATTCTGGTCGCTTAATCTTTGGTATGCTTGGTGGCAAGAAGGTTGTGGCAATGCAAGGACGTTTCCATTTCTACGAAGGATACGATATGTCGCAAGTTACCTTCCCTGTTCGAGTTATGAAACTTTTGGGTATCAAACGCCTGTTTGTTAGCAATGCTAGCGGTGGAATGAATCCTGAGTTTGAAATCGGTGAGTTGATGATTATCAACGACCATATCAACCTAATCCCAAATGCTTTGTTGGGCCCTAATTTGGCTGAGTTTGGTCCTCGTTTCCCCGATATGAGCGTGCCTTACGATAAGGATATGATTGCTCTGGCCAAGAAAGTTGGTATCAAGTTAGGCTATAAGCTATCCGAAGGTTGCTATGTAAGCACCACCGGGCCAACATTCGAAACCCCTAAGGAATATCAGTATTTCCGCATAATTGGTGGCGATGCTGTAGGAATGTCGACCACTCCAGAGGTAATTGTAGCGCGCCACATGGGTATTCCCGTGTTTGCAATGTCTATCATTACTGACTTGGGCGTTCCTGGTAAAATTGTTGAGGTTTCGCACGAAGAAGTTCAAAGGGTTGGAGCCGCTTCCGAACAGAAGATGACTGCGATAATGCAGGAAATGCTTCGAAACTTATAA
- a CDS encoding HepT-like ribonuclease domain-containing protein, translating into MLKDDSVYIDHILECISKIKHYCNSVDLQEFNKNTMLQDAVIRNIEIIGEASKKISATFRNNNKHVPWREIAGMRDKLIHDYFGVDIDVV; encoded by the coding sequence ATGCTTAAGGACGATTCTGTTTATATCGACCACATTCTTGAATGCATTTCAAAGATAAAGCATTATTGCAATAGTGTTGATTTGCAGGAATTCAATAAGAACACCATGCTACAAGATGCTGTAATCCGCAATATTGAAATCATTGGAGAGGCAAGCAAGAAAATATCAGCAACTTTTCGAAATAACAACAAGCATGTTCCTTGGCGCGAAATTGCTGGAATGCGCGACAAGCTTATTCATGATTACTTTGGGGTTGATATAGACGTTGTCTGA
- a CDS encoding nucleotidyltransferase family protein, translating to MSQAEIESTIIDILTKYSITQVGIFGSYARHENQPKSDIDILVSFTETPSLLLLVRIEQEISTAIGIKVDLVTENSVKSTKMINYIRKDLKVIYHA from the coding sequence ATGAGTCAAGCAGAAATAGAATCGACCATTATAGACATACTTACCAAGTATAGTATTACGCAGGTAGGTATTTTTGGGTCCTATGCCCGTCATGAAAATCAACCGAAAAGTGACATAGATATTCTCGTATCCTTCACAGAAACACCATCGCTTCTTTTATTGGTTAGAATTGAGCAGGAAATCAGCACTGCAATTGGTATTAAGGTCGACTTGGTAACAGAAAATTCAGTAAAAAGCACTAAGATGATTAACTATATCAGGAAGGATTTAAAAGTAATCTACCATGCTTAA